A stretch of Paenibacillus peoriae DNA encodes these proteins:
- a CDS encoding transglutaminase TgpA family protein — translation MKSWLQSLKGSWVPAFTFLWIIIIAMQWVSFASELWLEETRALVLMTITMLALVKIVLPVRPWIEFIVKAAALFFILYRTLVSYSIIIPFGGVANRLDQFISNMSPYIWFSLIAWLVIEMVPLIVTTKQRILVFVGINIAALAVLDSFTPTVLWEEVAWIVFAGMGWLVTQHLQYFRQHYPQGWKHIRRYPYKIAANIAVIFALIIMAGVNMPEVQPALTDPYTAWTQRNSSTTAGINNGSGALDQRMNTASGYSRQDNRLGGGFNFDYSPVMTITTTQRSYWRGETKRTYSGTGWSDKGNDDQTLNDVPMTAELENTQETRHSTEQVVQTITMQNDQSYPVLFGAYSVQRVQSVDRDSRADGLRWKPEQAELLWNPSSRRTAYPKTYTLVSHVPVIPEKELRTKTFNELYGKNKQEAYLQIPDELPQRVRDLAQNVTSTAKTPYEKVGLLQQYLQQNYAYTNNPDLSRKRSRDFVDAFLFEIREGYCDYYSTSLVMMARSVGVPARWVKGYAPGQQTFSDDATTGEGDENMSSYSVTNADAHSWAEVYLGEYGWVPVEATPGFDMPLLTEQEDSKTPEAPEVKDQSEPEQPEQTPQTNPEEASKIHPVIIGSAAAILLLWAAYVVWRNRADLHFYLLRLRRGKPLTPDEKVVVETEHWLRYMRRRGFVRASHETLRESVDRWSLEVPEQASILHQLLGRFEQARYSPSSVTAEDWHMVRKQASLLHKEGWIKRLF, via the coding sequence ATGAAGAGCTGGTTACAATCGTTAAAGGGTTCCTGGGTCCCCGCTTTTACATTTTTATGGATTATTATTATTGCCATGCAATGGGTTTCTTTTGCTTCCGAATTATGGTTGGAAGAGACAAGAGCACTCGTACTAATGACCATTACAATGCTGGCTCTGGTGAAGATTGTACTACCAGTTCGTCCCTGGATTGAATTTATTGTTAAGGCGGCGGCGCTGTTTTTTATTTTGTATCGGACATTGGTGTCTTATTCAATCATTATCCCCTTCGGAGGGGTAGCCAATCGCCTGGACCAGTTTATTTCCAATATGTCACCTTATATTTGGTTTTCCCTCATTGCTTGGCTAGTTATTGAAATGGTGCCGCTCATCGTTACAACGAAGCAGCGGATTCTTGTTTTTGTGGGTATTAACATTGCCGCGCTGGCAGTACTTGATTCCTTCACGCCAACTGTGCTGTGGGAGGAGGTTGCTTGGATCGTCTTTGCTGGTATGGGTTGGCTGGTGACACAGCATCTGCAGTATTTTCGGCAGCATTATCCTCAAGGATGGAAGCATATTCGGCGCTATCCATATAAAATAGCAGCCAATATTGCGGTCATTTTTGCGCTCATTATTATGGCTGGTGTCAATATGCCCGAGGTACAGCCCGCTTTGACGGATCCCTATACAGCGTGGACCCAGAGAAATAGCTCAACTACCGCCGGGATCAACAATGGATCTGGGGCACTGGATCAGCGGATGAACACTGCATCGGGTTATAGTCGCCAGGATAATCGGTTGGGGGGAGGTTTTAATTTTGACTATTCTCCTGTCATGACCATCACGACCACTCAACGAAGCTATTGGCGGGGGGAAACGAAACGAACCTATTCCGGTACAGGCTGGAGTGACAAGGGCAACGATGATCAAACGTTAAATGATGTTCCAATGACCGCAGAGCTTGAAAACACACAAGAAACGCGGCATTCGACTGAGCAGGTCGTTCAGACCATTACGATGCAAAACGACCAAAGCTATCCTGTTCTATTTGGCGCTTATTCGGTGCAGCGTGTTCAATCGGTGGACAGAGATTCACGGGCAGACGGGTTACGTTGGAAGCCGGAACAGGCGGAACTGCTTTGGAATCCATCCTCCCGAAGAACTGCTTATCCTAAAACGTATACTCTGGTATCGCATGTCCCTGTGATCCCTGAGAAAGAGCTACGCACAAAAACTTTTAATGAGTTGTACGGAAAAAACAAACAGGAAGCCTATCTACAAATTCCAGATGAGTTGCCACAGCGGGTTCGTGATTTGGCTCAGAACGTAACGTCAACGGCGAAAACGCCATATGAAAAAGTCGGATTACTACAGCAGTATTTGCAGCAAAATTATGCATATACGAACAATCCGGATCTCTCACGGAAAAGAAGCAGAGATTTTGTGGATGCCTTTCTGTTTGAGATTCGGGAGGGCTATTGCGATTATTATTCCACCTCATTAGTCATGATGGCTCGCTCCGTTGGGGTTCCGGCCCGTTGGGTTAAAGGGTATGCACCTGGTCAGCAGACGTTTTCAGATGATGCAACAACGGGTGAAGGTGACGAAAATATGTCCTCTTACTCCGTGACAAATGCGGATGCTCATTCCTGGGCGGAAGTATATTTAGGTGAATACGGTTGGGTTCCTGTAGAAGCAACGCCTGGCTTTGATATGCCGCTGCTTACGGAACAGGAGGATTCAAAGACTCCAGAAGCCCCAGAGGTTAAAGATCAGTCTGAACCGGAACAGCCTGAGCAGACCCCGCAGACTAATCCGGAGGAAGCTTCAAAGATTCATCCTGTAATTATAGGTTCTGCTGCTGCAATTCTGCTGTTGTGGGCTGCTTATGTCGTCTGGCGTAATCGGGCAGACCTTCACTTTTACCTGCTGCGTTTACGCAGAGGTAAGCCGTTGACTCCGGATGAAAAGGTGGTCGTCGAAACTGAGCACTGGTTAAGGTACATGCGAAGAAGGGGATTTGTCCGCGCCAGTCACGAAACACTGAGGGAATCAGTTGATAGATGGTCGCTAGAAGTACCGGAACAGGCTTCAATTTTACATCAGCTGCTTGGACGATTTGAACAGGCGCGTTATAGTCCCTCATCCGTAACCGCAGAAGATTGGCATATGGTTCGCAAGCAAGCCTCTCTGTTACACAAAGAAGGCTGGATAAAACGTCTATTTTAA
- a CDS encoding DUF58 domain-containing protein, translating into MNMVKRKRRLPRLSGRIWLLMVIWVVCLLYLLFQGGKTSVMLLSMVTLLIVYLWIVGLSGVRRVQGSRQLSQGSDFGELLHAGDQVHVKLSLSIPGFLPLPYVIVREVLKRHTGESWSFEDSVIPNLKGGGKLTFQTPALERGSYHFEETECVSEDIFGLLEHKGSLNARGEFRVLPRTVFIPYWQMNDRRSRMSGPQTVQTRTRRETTQINGVRDYVYGDRFSRIHWNATARTGSWKSKEFEHETVPKTMLVLDVHMKHYVNAEQFELAVSSTASLLEYGGRERMGVGLCTAGEKGTVFQPSEQTMERQRMMHHLVDIHTTSQGSLKSAVESSVRQFPQGCYFILISPLKDYQAMELLRWADTRGMTPCHVYIGEGSAEGEVEEWMSMLRARGIKGYDVESLEELPAVMGGGTL; encoded by the coding sequence ATGAATATGGTCAAAAGGAAGCGCAGGCTTCCCCGGCTGTCAGGCCGCATCTGGCTTCTGATGGTCATATGGGTGGTGTGCCTGCTATATTTGTTGTTTCAGGGCGGCAAGACGTCGGTCATGCTGTTGTCTATGGTTACGCTGTTAATCGTTTATTTATGGATCGTTGGTCTGAGCGGAGTTCGCCGTGTGCAAGGCTCCCGGCAGCTTTCGCAAGGCTCGGATTTTGGAGAACTGCTGCATGCAGGAGATCAGGTGCATGTAAAGCTGAGCCTCAGCATTCCTGGATTTCTTCCGTTACCCTATGTCATTGTCCGTGAGGTCCTTAAGCGACATACAGGTGAGTCCTGGTCGTTTGAGGATAGTGTCATTCCCAATCTAAAAGGGGGCGGTAAGCTTACATTTCAGACTCCCGCTTTAGAGCGAGGAAGCTATCACTTTGAGGAAACGGAATGTGTGAGTGAGGACATCTTCGGTCTGTTGGAGCACAAAGGCAGCTTGAACGCACGCGGTGAATTTCGGGTTCTGCCCCGAACGGTATTCATTCCGTATTGGCAGATGAATGACCGTCGCTCAAGGATGTCTGGACCGCAGACCGTTCAAACTCGTACGCGGCGTGAAACGACACAAATTAACGGTGTACGGGATTATGTATATGGAGATCGGTTTTCGCGCATCCACTGGAATGCGACGGCGCGTACAGGTAGCTGGAAATCCAAGGAATTTGAGCATGAGACCGTTCCTAAAACGATGCTTGTGCTGGACGTACACATGAAGCATTATGTGAACGCCGAACAGTTTGAGCTAGCTGTATCCTCTACCGCTTCATTGCTGGAATATGGTGGACGGGAGCGAATGGGGGTTGGATTGTGCACAGCTGGAGAGAAAGGCACCGTCTTTCAACCAAGTGAGCAGACAATGGAACGACAACGAATGATGCATCACTTGGTAGACATACACACCACTTCACAAGGTAGTTTGAAATCCGCTGTAGAAAGCAGTGTGCGCCAGTTTCCGCAAGGCTGTTATTTTATACTGATTAGTCCGCTGAAGGATTATCAGGCGATGGAGCTTCTTCGCTGGGCCGATACCCGGGGGATGACTCCGTGCCACGTTTATATCGGAGAAGGTTCTGCTGAGGGAGAAGTTGAAGAATGGATGAGCATGCTTCGTGCAAGGGGAATTAAGGGCTACGATGTTGAGAGCCTTGAAGAGCTCCCGGCTGTAATGGGGGGAGGGACACTATGA
- a CDS encoding AAA family ATPase, producing the protein MSVRQESVQIVSAIRSNLESCILGKSFEIKLLLTAMLAGGHILIEDVPGTGKTQMIKALAKSMRGDYRRVQCNPDILPSDITGVSIFHPRDERFYFRPGPVMTNILLADEINRATTKTQSALLEVMEERSVTVDGDTHMLPHPFMLCATQNPIDFEGTYMLPEAQLDRFMLKISLGYPDMETERNMLLHHQAGQPADRLEAVAHMEQIADIQQEIRGIYMDKAVTSYLLDIVRATREHPSVLLGASPRAALAFVMAAKAYAFLDNRDYVLPDDVKALAPYVLAHRLLLRPEARLDSSNAQSVLEAVLRQVHVPVRMERP; encoded by the coding sequence ATGTCCGTACGTCAAGAATCTGTGCAGATTGTATCTGCAATCCGTTCTAATCTGGAATCATGTATATTAGGTAAATCCTTTGAAATAAAATTACTGCTTACGGCTATGCTGGCGGGTGGACACATTCTGATCGAGGATGTTCCGGGTACGGGAAAAACGCAAATGATCAAGGCTCTTGCCAAATCCATGCGCGGTGATTACCGCCGTGTTCAATGTAATCCTGATATTCTCCCGAGTGATATTACAGGGGTATCCATATTTCATCCACGGGACGAGCGTTTTTATTTCCGTCCGGGTCCTGTGATGACTAATATTTTGCTGGCGGATGAAATTAACCGAGCGACGACGAAAACCCAGTCAGCTCTGCTGGAGGTTATGGAGGAACGCAGTGTGACGGTGGATGGGGACACTCATATGTTGCCTCATCCTTTTATGTTGTGTGCGACACAAAACCCGATTGATTTTGAAGGCACTTATATGCTGCCGGAAGCACAGTTAGATCGTTTTATGCTCAAAATCAGCTTGGGTTATCCTGATATGGAGACGGAGCGAAACATGCTGCTCCATCATCAGGCAGGCCAGCCAGCAGATCGTCTGGAGGCTGTAGCTCATATGGAGCAGATTGCTGACATCCAGCAGGAAATTAGAGGGATTTATATGGACAAAGCAGTGACGTCCTATTTACTTGATATCGTACGTGCGACAAGAGAACATCCATCTGTGCTGCTGGGAGCTAGCCCTCGGGCGGCGCTTGCTTTTGTAATGGCTGCGAAGGCATACGCTTTTCTGGACAACCGTGACTATGTGCTGCCTGATGATGTGAAGGCGCTGGCACCTTATGTGCTAGCGCATCGTTTGTTGCTGCGTCCCGAGGCGCGCCTGGATAGTTCCAATGCCCAGTCCGTGCTGGAGGCTGTCCTTCGGCAGGTACATGTACCCGTACGAATGGAGCGTCCTTAG
- the spoVAE gene encoding stage V sporulation protein AE: MIFLWAFLVGGAICVVGQLMMDVFKMTPAHTMSTLVVAGAIADAVGIYDPLIKFAGAGATIPITSFGNSLVHGALTELEKDGWLGVITGIFSLTSAGISSAIIFSFLACLFVRPKGSI, translated from the coding sequence ATGATATTTCTATGGGCTTTTTTAGTGGGTGGTGCCATTTGTGTCGTGGGCCAATTGATGATGGATGTGTTCAAAATGACGCCGGCACATACGATGAGTACGTTGGTAGTTGCAGGTGCAATTGCTGATGCTGTTGGGATATACGATCCGCTTATTAAATTTGCAGGGGCGGGTGCGACCATTCCAATTACCAGTTTTGGTAACTCACTTGTACACGGCGCATTAACCGAATTGGAGAAGGACGGATGGTTGGGTGTCATTACAGGGATTTTTAGTCTGACAAGTGCAGGGATTTCCTCTGCGATTATTTTCTCTTTTCTGGCATGCTTGTTTGTTCGTCCAAAAGGAAGCATATAA
- the spoVAD gene encoding stage V sporulation protein AD: protein MRRQGGQTWKFESRPRIIGSATVVGPDEGEGPLSTDFDYIYDNIEINEKTWEKAERRLIEHSTELALINANLNKEEVQFFISGDLMNQIVSSSFSASKLAIPYLGVFGACSTSMESLALAALIVDSEAGDYVMAGTTSHNCTVEKQFRYPNEYGSQKPPTAQYTVTGSGAAIVGHAKSGTVVDCATIGRVMDMGIKDPFNMGGAMAPAAADTLLSHFRDTGRDPSYYDLIVTGDLASVGLPIAKELLKKDGFDMNQTEFNDCGLLIYDINKQKKVISGGSGCGCSAVVTYGHLLKRIEKGELQKVLVVATGALLSPLTTQQGESIPCVAHAVAFEAGGTV from the coding sequence ATGAGAAGACAGGGAGGACAAACCTGGAAGTTTGAATCGAGACCACGCATCATTGGAAGTGCCACTGTTGTGGGCCCGGATGAAGGAGAGGGGCCGTTGTCCACAGATTTTGATTATATTTATGACAATATAGAAATCAACGAGAAAACGTGGGAAAAAGCGGAACGTAGATTGATTGAGCACTCTACAGAGCTGGCGCTAATTAATGCCAATTTGAACAAAGAAGAAGTGCAGTTTTTTATTAGTGGTGATCTGATGAATCAGATTGTCAGTAGCTCCTTCTCGGCTAGCAAGCTGGCCATTCCCTATTTGGGTGTTTTTGGAGCATGCTCAACATCCATGGAAAGCTTAGCCTTAGCCGCACTTATTGTGGACTCAGAGGCCGGTGACTACGTGATGGCGGGTACGACTAGCCATAATTGTACTGTGGAAAAACAATTCCGCTATCCTAATGAATACGGATCGCAGAAGCCTCCTACGGCTCAGTATACTGTTACCGGTTCCGGCGCCGCAATAGTGGGCCATGCCAAGTCAGGGACGGTGGTGGATTGTGCTACCATTGGACGTGTAATGGACATGGGCATTAAAGACCCCTTTAATATGGGTGGAGCCATGGCTCCCGCGGCTGCGGATACGCTGTTGTCTCATTTTCGAGATACTGGCCGTGACCCTAGTTACTATGACCTCATTGTAACGGGCGATTTAGCCTCTGTGGGGCTGCCGATTGCCAAGGAGTTGCTCAAAAAAGATGGGTTTGATATGAATCAGACGGAATTTAATGATTGCGGTTTACTGATTTACGACATTAATAAGCAAAAGAAAGTCATTTCAGGAGGCAGTGGTTGTGGCTGCTCGGCTGTTGTAACCTACGGGCATTTGTTGAAGCGGATCGAAAAAGGAGAGCTACAAAAGGTACTGGTGGTGGCGACTGGAGCGTTATTATCTCCTTTGACTACACAGCAGGGTGAGAGCATTCCTTGTGTTGCACATGCTGTAGCTTTTGAGGCGGGAGGAACAGTATGA
- the spoVAC gene encoding stage V sporulation protein AC, with the protein MPAKSGQRGFRTNTSPLSINEKDYQNISQKHEPSRKVFANCVRAFLVGGGICVIGQAIQEAFMAGMHISAKEAAPPTSSMMILLAVILTCIGVYDKVAQWAGAGTAVPITGFANSMCSAALEYRSEGLVLGVGANMFKLAGSVVVFGVVAAFIIGVIYAILGVGGNHL; encoded by the coding sequence ATGCCAGCTAAATCCGGGCAGCGCGGTTTTCGTACCAATACGTCGCCGCTGTCCATAAATGAGAAGGACTATCAGAATATTTCACAAAAGCATGAGCCCTCGAGAAAAGTATTTGCCAATTGTGTGCGCGCTTTTCTGGTTGGAGGCGGGATCTGTGTGATTGGACAGGCGATTCAGGAGGCTTTTATGGCAGGGATGCACATATCAGCCAAGGAGGCCGCCCCGCCGACCTCATCTATGATGATCTTGCTGGCGGTCATATTAACCTGTATCGGGGTTTACGATAAGGTTGCCCAATGGGCGGGAGCGGGAACCGCTGTGCCAATTACAGGCTTTGCTAACTCCATGTGTTCGGCTGCATTGGAATATCGTTCTGAGGGGCTGGTGCTCGGAGTGGGCGCGAATATGTTCAAACTGGCAGGCTCGGTTGTCGTATTCGGGGTGGTGGCTGCATTTATCATAGGCGTTATATATGCCATCCTTGGTGTAGGAGGCAATCACTTATGA
- a CDS encoding M42 family metallopeptidase, with amino-acid sequence MESKTLELFKTLTEFPSIPGHERELRAWVKERISGYTDEIVQDRLGSLFGVLRGQESGPRVMVAGHLDEVGFIVNGITENGMIRFQPVGGWWSQAIMSQRLQVLTPKGPVIGVVGSVSPHLLDESQRSKPMDIKHMYLDIGVDSRQEAQDLGIVPGTAIAPICDFTPLANPKKIMAKAWDNRYGVGLAIELLEALHKEKDKLPNTLYAGATVQEEVGLRGARTAANLIQPDIFFALDCSAANDMGGDPNAYGHLGKGALLRVFDPGMITHRGIVEYVQDMAETHKIKYQYFISTGGTDAGQVHLSGIGVPSTVIGICGRYIHTSSSIIHTDDYDAAKELIIKLVQNLDRTTLNTIIERA; translated from the coding sequence ATGGAATCAAAAACATTGGAATTGTTTAAAACCTTAACGGAGTTTCCTTCCATTCCTGGGCATGAGCGAGAGTTACGGGCATGGGTTAAGGAACGGATATCCGGCTATACCGATGAAATCGTGCAAGATCGATTGGGCAGTCTTTTTGGGGTGCTACGCGGTCAAGAGAGTGGACCACGTGTAATGGTGGCAGGCCATCTGGATGAAGTAGGTTTTATCGTGAATGGTATTACGGAAAATGGAATGATTCGTTTTCAGCCGGTTGGAGGCTGGTGGAGCCAAGCCATCATGTCACAACGTCTTCAAGTATTGACTCCAAAAGGCCCAGTTATCGGTGTAGTTGGCTCTGTCTCGCCTCATTTGCTGGATGAATCGCAACGCAGTAAACCTATGGACATCAAGCATATGTATCTGGATATTGGCGTAGACAGCAGACAGGAAGCTCAGGATCTGGGGATCGTACCAGGAACAGCCATAGCGCCAATCTGTGATTTTACACCACTGGCAAATCCTAAAAAAATCATGGCTAAAGCGTGGGATAACCGCTACGGTGTAGGCTTGGCTATTGAACTGCTTGAAGCGTTACATAAAGAAAAAGACAAGCTTCCCAATACATTGTATGCGGGGGCCACTGTTCAAGAGGAAGTGGGACTGCGTGGTGCACGCACAGCGGCCAATCTGATTCAGCCCGATATTTTCTTTGCACTGGATTGCAGTGCAGCCAATGATATGGGCGGTGACCCGAATGCTTACGGACACCTCGGTAAAGGCGCACTGCTGCGGGTATTTGATCCGGGTATGATTACACACCGCGGGATTGTGGAATACGTGCAAGACATGGCGGAAACTCACAAAATCAAGTATCAATATTTCATCTCCACAGGGGGAACCGATGCAGGCCAAGTGCACTTGAGCGGAATTGGCGTGCCATCCACCGTCATAGGCATCTGTGGACGATACATCCATACTTCCTCGTCTATTATTCACACTGATGATTATGATGCAGCCAAAGAGCTGATCATCAAGCTGGTTCAAAACCTGGATCGTACAACGCTGAATACCATTATTGAACGAGCTTAA
- a CDS encoding metal-dependent hydrolase, translating to MMGRAHLIIGTGVSLSVLALSGYEVTPAAVAAAVVGSLLPDIDEPNSMLVSRALPTKMLRFVQLLMIGAAGWVFFTRLAPPPWNLVLALLMISASFMPSRSMRKVIIFLIGIGLAWYGESYAPWNYIAGCLLIICTLVPHRGLTHTVYGTVAWTALLYGTTRLHGDSIWLAGGMAYLLHLLADSLTNNGIKPLPPFKWKLRFKLMSTGTRKGAKVENVCIALTAVLVVIALLRYKHLI from the coding sequence ATGATGGGAAGAGCCCATTTGATTATTGGAACCGGGGTCTCCCTGTCGGTATTAGCTCTAAGTGGATACGAAGTGACCCCGGCTGCCGTGGCAGCTGCTGTGGTCGGTTCACTGTTGCCGGATATTGACGAGCCTAACTCCATGCTCGTGAGCCGTGCGCTGCCAACCAAAATGCTTAGATTCGTACAGCTTCTAATGATTGGGGCTGCTGGTTGGGTATTTTTCACCCGTTTGGCTCCGCCGCCATGGAATCTTGTTCTGGCTTTGCTGATGATTAGTGCTTCTTTTATGCCTTCACGATCCATGCGCAAGGTTATTATCTTTCTAATTGGTATCGGCCTCGCCTGGTATGGAGAATCATATGCACCGTGGAATTATATCGCTGGGTGTCTGCTGATCATTTGTACGCTAGTCCCACACCGGGGGTTAACTCATACGGTATACGGGACAGTCGCATGGACTGCGCTGCTTTATGGTACAACACGTTTGCACGGTGACAGCATATGGCTGGCTGGAGGTATGGCGTACTTGCTGCATTTACTGGCAGATTCCTTGACGAATAATGGAATTAAACCTTTGCCGCCGTTCAAATGGAAGCTGCGATTTAAATTGATGAGTACCGGAACCCGGAAGGGAGCTAAGGTAGAAAACGTCTGCATTGCTCTAACTGCTGTACTTGTAGTGATTGCTTTGCTTCGTTATAAGCATTTGATTTGA
- a CDS encoding expansin EXLX1 family cellulose-binding protein, translated as MQKKSTFRKFKTLGLTSLLSLVLFALPASAAWNDTYTGYATYTGSGYSGGALLLDPIPSDAKITALNRTQLNYNGIKAALAGAYLEVQGPKGKTTVYVTDLYPEGPSGALDLSPNAFNLIGNQLDGKINISWKVVKAPVSGNVSYRIKEGSSQWWAAIQVRNHKYPVLKMEVQQNGQWLNLEKQDYNHFLGTNLGKQPLKIRITDIRGAVLNDTIPALAESGTGQAYIVKGNVQFPD; from the coding sequence ATGCAAAAAAAATCGACGTTCCGAAAGTTCAAAACCCTCGGTCTGACATCGTTGTTAAGTCTTGTATTATTCGCCCTTCCCGCTTCAGCTGCTTGGAATGATACATACACAGGCTACGCCACATATACGGGATCAGGTTACTCTGGAGGGGCATTACTACTTGATCCCATCCCTTCGGATGCCAAAATCACAGCGCTTAACCGCACACAACTGAATTATAACGGAATCAAAGCTGCATTAGCCGGAGCCTATTTGGAAGTTCAAGGTCCCAAAGGGAAAACAACCGTATATGTAACTGATCTTTACCCCGAAGGTCCAAGTGGCGCACTCGATCTGTCCCCGAACGCGTTCAACCTGATTGGCAATCAATTAGACGGAAAAATTAATATTTCGTGGAAAGTTGTCAAAGCTCCTGTTAGCGGCAATGTCTCCTACCGTATCAAAGAAGGCAGCAGCCAATGGTGGGCAGCCATTCAAGTACGCAATCATAAATATCCGGTCTTGAAGATGGAAGTCCAACAAAACGGACAATGGCTCAATCTCGAAAAACAGGATTACAACCACTTTTTGGGTACCAACTTAGGAAAACAGCCTCTGAAAATAAGGATTACGGACATTCGTGGTGCCGTGCTCAACGATACCATCCCAGCTCTAGCGGAAAGTGGCACAGGCCAAGCCTATATCGTTAAAGGTAACGTTCAATTTCCAGACTGA
- the map gene encoding type I methionyl aminopeptidase, whose product MIILKSPREIEEMKPASQIVADCYREVAKLIEPGITTREINDFVARHITKLGGKQFTKGYNGFPAETCISVNDVVAHGIPSNQMLMDGDLLKLDIVVEYGGWFGDSCWCYAVGNIRPEAQKLMKVTKECLDLGIARALPGGRLGDITSAIQQHAEANGFSLVRDLLAHGIGRSLHEEPSYEHIGVAGKGIRLKEGMVFTIEPMVNEGTFRITIDDDQWTARTADGKLSAQYEHTIAVTPDGPLILTAQ is encoded by the coding sequence ATGATTATTTTAAAATCACCTAGGGAAATCGAAGAGATGAAGCCGGCGAGCCAAATCGTTGCGGACTGCTACCGCGAGGTGGCCAAACTGATCGAGCCTGGGATCACCACCCGGGAAATCAATGACTTTGTTGCCAGACACATCACCAAGCTGGGCGGCAAGCAGTTTACGAAAGGGTACAACGGTTTCCCCGCCGAAACCTGCATTTCGGTCAATGATGTGGTGGCTCACGGCATTCCTTCGAACCAGATGCTTATGGACGGCGACTTGCTGAAGCTCGACATCGTCGTGGAATACGGCGGATGGTTCGGCGATTCGTGCTGGTGCTATGCGGTGGGCAATATCCGGCCGGAGGCGCAAAAATTAATGAAGGTGACAAAGGAATGCTTGGATCTGGGGATCGCCCGGGCCCTCCCTGGGGGCCGGCTCGGCGACATAACGTCGGCGATTCAACAGCATGCGGAAGCGAACGGGTTTTCGCTCGTACGCGATCTGCTGGCCCACGGGATCGGACGGAGCCTGCATGAGGAGCCGAGCTACGAGCATATCGGCGTAGCCGGCAAAGGCATTCGGTTAAAGGAAGGCATGGTGTTTACGATTGAACCGATGGTCAACGAAGGTACGTTTCGTATCACGATCGACGACGATCAGTGGACGGCGAGGACGGCCGACGGCAAGTTGTCAGCGCAATATGAGCATACGATCGCAGTCACGCCGGACGGACCGCTGATTTTAACGGCCCAGTAA